A section of the Metabacillus endolithicus genome encodes:
- a CDS encoding helix-turn-helix domain-containing protein has product MNLRFYREQNGWSQEQLAEKISVSRPVITRLETGEQAPDLSYLISLSNAFQVSIDHLLGRDEQTNEYLYEMYGKYQAEGSVSQLIDYLIKNPKFTQSLQELLLVKTKDRKEIEAIIMTVIERVSNVSK; this is encoded by the coding sequence ATGAATCTAAGATTTTATCGTGAACAAAATGGTTGGTCACAGGAGCAGTTGGCCGAAAAAATCAGCGTATCCCGACCAGTTATTACCCGCCTTGAAACAGGTGAGCAAGCTCCTGATCTATCTTATTTAATATCACTTAGCAATGCGTTTCAAGTGAGCATTGATCATCTGCTTGGACGCGATGAACAAACAAATGAATATCTTTATGAAATGTATGGAAAATATCAAGCTGAAGGCTCCGTCTCTCAGTTGATTGATTATTTAATAAAAAATCCTAAGTTCACGCAAAGTCTGCAAGAGCTTTTATTAGTAAAAACGAAGGATCGAAAAGAAATTGAAGCCATCATTATGACCGTCATTGAACGGGTATCAAATGTATCAAAATAG
- the cotJC gene encoding spore coat protein CotJC, translating into MWVYEKKLQYPVKVSTCNPTLAKYLIEQYGGADGELAAALRYLNQRYTIPDKVVGLLNDIGTEEFAHLEMIATMIYKLTKDATPEQLKAAGLDPHYVNHDSALFYHNAAGAPFTATYIQAKGDPIADLYEDIAAEEKARATYQWIINMSDDPDLNDSLAFLREREIVHSQRFREAVEILKDERDRKKIF; encoded by the coding sequence ATGTGGGTTTATGAAAAAAAACTTCAATATCCTGTAAAGGTAAGCACATGTAACCCGACACTTGCAAAATATCTGATTGAACAATACGGAGGTGCCGACGGGGAGCTCGCGGCTGCACTTCGCTATTTAAATCAACGGTATACGATTCCAGATAAAGTTGTAGGCCTATTAAACGATATCGGCACAGAGGAATTTGCCCACCTTGAAATGATCGCAACAATGATTTACAAGCTCACAAAAGACGCTACACCAGAACAGCTAAAAGCAGCGGGCCTTGACCCTCATTACGTGAATCACGACTCAGCACTTTTCTATCACAACGCAGCAGGTGCACCATTCACGGCAACTTACATCCAAGCAAAAGGCGATCCAATCGCCGACCTATACGAAGACATCGCTGCAGAAGAAAAAGCACGTGCTACATACCAGTGGATTATTAACATGTCTGATGACCCTGATTTAAATGACAGTTTAGCCTTCCTACGTGAACGCGAAATTGTCCACTCGCAACGTTTTAGAGAAGCGGTTGAAATTCTAAAAGACGAAAGAGATCGTAAGAAGATATTTTAA
- a CDS encoding YwpF-like family protein: MKTFKLVGLQIEDTAAIESSIIPLKDGLVINKEDGENSWLIEALISKEWLPFFNEHVAQPDTQLKVLVTISKPTNTPAQISASVKNVTELDESISVLLDGRLLARSV, from the coding sequence ATGAAAACGTTCAAGCTTGTCGGTCTACAAATTGAAGATACAGCAGCAATTGAAAGCAGCATAATTCCTTTGAAGGATGGTCTTGTAATTAACAAAGAAGATGGCGAAAACTCGTGGTTAATTGAAGCTTTAATTTCAAAAGAATGGTTACCTTTTTTTAATGAGCACGTAGCTCAACCAGACACACAACTGAAGGTGCTTGTTACAATCTCAAAACCAACCAATACACCTGCGCAAATATCTGCCAGTGTGAAGAACGTCACAGAATTGGATGAATCTATTTCTGTTTTGTTGGATGGACGATTGTTGGCGAGGTCGGTTTAG